One genomic segment of Acinetobacter oleivorans DR1 includes these proteins:
- a CDS encoding anhydro-N-acetylmuramic acid kinase, protein MSAIYIGVMTGTSMDGVDIVAASFEPLQLHATLTVPFEPELRDELMALTLPDDNEIDRMGKADVALAKMIGHGINTLIEKNQLDRSQIKAIGSHGQTIRHRPEHGFTLQIGDPNIITEITQIQVVSDFRRRDMAAGGQGAPLVPAFHQALFQHPSIHRVILNLGGIANVSMLPANNADGVFGFDTGPANILMDAWCHRHTGHPYDENGDWAAYGHPIRSLLDRLHAHEYFSKEPPKSTGREDFNIDWLDDQLIDWRNDLTYDELEDTPENIQATLLKLTVRAIQKAIYRSEMETGEVYVCGGGAYNSYLLEQLRWRLRKHNWSVQPTDVLGLSPTWVEATAFAWLAMRFVNGLSGNLPAVTGASDFRILGTITVV, encoded by the coding sequence ATGAGCGCAATCTATATCGGCGTAATGACTGGCACTAGTATGGATGGTGTGGATATTGTTGCGGCTTCATTTGAGCCACTACAACTTCATGCCACTCTTACAGTTCCATTTGAACCCGAGTTACGTGATGAGCTTATGGCGTTAACTTTGCCTGATGACAATGAAATTGACCGCATGGGTAAAGCTGATGTTGCTCTAGCCAAAATGATTGGTCATGGCATTAATACTCTCATTGAAAAAAATCAGTTAGATCGTAGTCAAATTAAAGCAATTGGCTCACATGGGCAAACCATTCGTCATCGCCCAGAACATGGATTTACTTTACAAATTGGTGATCCCAACATCATTACTGAAATTACTCAGATTCAGGTTGTTTCAGATTTCCGTCGTAGAGATATGGCAGCAGGTGGTCAAGGCGCACCATTGGTTCCGGCTTTCCATCAAGCATTATTTCAACATCCAAGTATTCATCGTGTGATTTTGAATTTGGGTGGTATTGCCAATGTGAGTATGTTGCCTGCCAATAATGCTGATGGCGTCTTTGGTTTTGATACAGGCCCTGCAAATATTTTGATGGATGCTTGGTGTCATCGCCATACAGGTCATCCATATGATGAAAATGGCGATTGGGCTGCCTATGGTCATCCTATTCGCTCTTTACTCGACCGTCTTCATGCGCATGAATATTTTTCTAAAGAGCCGCCTAAGAGCACAGGACGTGAAGACTTTAATATTGACTGGTTAGATGATCAGTTAATCGATTGGAGAAATGATTTAACTTACGATGAGTTAGAAGATACCCCTGAAAACATCCAAGCCACCTTATTAAAGCTTACTGTGCGTGCCATTCAAAAAGCGATTTATCGTTCTGAGATGGAAACAGGTGAAGTATATGTATGTGGTGGTGGTGCTTATAACTCTTATTTATTAGAACAATTACGCTGGCGTCTTCGTAAGCACAATTGGTCTGTTCAACCTACAGATGTTTTAGGGCTCTCCCCTACTTGGGTTGAGGCTACAGCATTTGCATGGTTAGCAATGCGCTTTGTAAATGGTTTAAGTGGTAATTTGCCCGCGGTAACAGGTGCTTCGGATTTCAGAATTCTAGGTACAATCACAGTAGTATAA
- the tyrS gene encoding tyrosine--tRNA ligase: MCLGFVMSNFLPAEEQLALIQRGTHEIISEEDLLKKLKENRPLKIKAGFDPTAPDLHLGHTVLINKLKTFQDLGHEVTFLIGDYTAMIGDPTGKSATRPPLSREQVEANAKTYQEQVFKILDPNKTKVRFNSEWFNQKSAADLIQLASQQTVSRMLERDDFTKRYSNHQPIAIHEFLYPLVQGYDSIALEADVELGGTDQTFNLLMGRTLQSRYGQESQVCITVPILEGLDGVNKMSKSLGNYIGVFDTPGAMYQKVLSMPDSLIERYFDLLSFKSLDEIKALLEEIAAGRNPQEVKRILALELVERFHDAEAAANAHKSAGNLITEGEVPEDTPEVTISRGEFGGEIFIATILRVAGLNPNAAAAKDAVARGAVKVDWNAVDAGFSVKENGTFIIQSGKKAIARVTFTD; the protein is encoded by the coding sequence ATGTGTTTAGGTTTTGTGATGTCAAATTTCTTGCCCGCCGAAGAACAGCTTGCCCTCATCCAACGAGGCACGCACGAAATTATTTCAGAAGAAGATTTACTGAAAAAGCTCAAAGAGAATCGTCCTCTTAAAATTAAAGCTGGTTTCGACCCTACAGCGCCAGATTTACATTTAGGACATACGGTTCTTATTAATAAATTAAAAACCTTCCAAGATTTGGGCCATGAAGTTACCTTCTTAATTGGTGACTATACAGCGATGATCGGTGACCCAACTGGTAAAAGTGCAACTCGTCCGCCGTTGTCACGTGAACAAGTGGAAGCCAACGCTAAAACTTATCAAGAACAAGTTTTCAAAATATTAGACCCGAATAAAACAAAAGTACGTTTTAACTCAGAATGGTTTAATCAAAAATCTGCTGCTGACCTTATTCAGCTAGCAAGTCAGCAAACTGTATCTCGTATGTTAGAGCGTGATGACTTTACTAAGCGCTATAGCAATCATCAGCCAATTGCAATTCATGAGTTTTTATATCCTTTAGTTCAAGGTTATGACTCCATTGCGCTTGAAGCTGACGTTGAGTTAGGTGGTACAGACCAGACCTTTAACTTACTTATGGGTCGTACTTTACAAAGTCGTTATGGCCAAGAATCGCAAGTGTGTATCACTGTACCGATTCTAGAAGGTTTAGATGGCGTAAATAAAATGTCTAAATCTTTAGGTAACTATATTGGTGTATTTGATACACCAGGGGCAATGTACCAAAAAGTTTTATCAATGCCAGACTCTTTAATTGAACGCTATTTCGATTTATTAAGTTTTAAATCTCTAGATGAGATCAAAGCTTTATTAGAAGAAATTGCTGCTGGTCGTAATCCACAAGAAGTAAAGCGTATTCTTGCACTTGAGCTAGTTGAGCGCTTCCATGATGCAGAAGCTGCCGCTAATGCACATAAAAGTGCTGGCAACCTTATTACAGAAGGTGAAGTACCAGAAGACACCCCAGAGGTGACTATTTCGCGTGGTGAGTTTGGTGGAGAAATCTTTATTGCCACAATTCTACGTGTAGCTGGATTAAATCCGAATGCTGCAGCTGCAAAAGATGCAGTAGCTCGCGGTGCAGTAAAAGTTGACTGGAATGCTGTTGATGCTGGTTTCTCTGTAAAAGAAAACGGTACTTTCATTATTCAGTCAGGTAAAAAAGCAATTGCACGTGTAACGTTCACTGACTAA